The following nucleotide sequence is from Raphanus sativus cultivar WK10039 unplaced genomic scaffold, ASM80110v3 Scaffold2798, whole genome shotgun sequence.
AACCATGAAAAGAGCCAAGAGGAAAGAGACGACCAGGACCAATCAACAATGTCTTacgaagaaagaagatgaaaacaaTCAGTCTTCCATTGTTCCTATGGATCTCATAATAGAGATACTCCTCAAAGTTCCGACCGAATCCATAGCTCGGTTTGTCTTAGTTTCAAAACAATGGTCATCTATAATCCGAGGCAAAGAGTTCACAAATCTGTACATAGCTCGATCTTCCACTAGGATGCGTCTTCTTTTCACAGTCCAGATGCTTGAAGAGCAGTTCCTACAATCCTGCTCCCAAAATGATCCATCTTCTGATCGTCATAGGCTAAACATAACTCCATATAATCATGTGTTTGCTTATTCACCACCCATCCGCGGCTTGATCTGCCGTCCAATGGATTTGAAAGTCCTGGTTGCTAACCCTAGCACGGGCCAGCTCTTCACGTTACCTAGAGTCAAAACTAATAGAAGAGGTGTATTATCTTTCTTAGGGTATGATCCAGTGAATGATGTATACAAAGTGTTGTGCATGACTGTACTACGAGTTCATCAAGAACGAGGATCACGAGTTGTATCTGAAGAGCATCAAG
It contains:
- the LOC130505999 gene encoding F-box/kelch-repeat protein At3g04660-like — translated: MKRAKRKETTRTNQQCLTKKEDENNQSSIVPMDLIIEILLKVPTESIARFVLVSKQWSSIIRGKEFTNLYIARSSTRMRLLFTVQMLEEQFLQSCSQNDPSSDRHRLNITPYNHVFAYSPPIRGLICRPMDLKVLVANPSTGQLFTLPRVKTNRRGVLSFLGYDPVNDVYKVLCMTVLRVHQERGSRVVSEEHQVYTLGVGQRKWRMVECKHPHLPPTRTNLPTKGLCINGILYYYAWIQNEGALISFDLISEEFNVIKLPVDNPCIVNYTGKLAIAGGINNDGALDLWVLEDASKQEWFKVSIVVPSWRDLAGTNIGYFRFRGTLSTGELMFSTPSCVNYYFISYNPKENNAKKVVVEGIGDPYNYLEVYFDHVDSPMFLSL